The following proteins come from a genomic window of Sinorhizobium fredii NGR234:
- a CDS encoding LysR family transcriptional regulator: protein MKTLDPLDGIAAFLTVSTHLSFTKAADELGMSRATVGAQVRQLEDRLGIRLFQRSTRKVVLTEAGAAYREALSGILPQIREAERAATSFQKEAVGRLRVSAPPDLGHLVIVPAVSEFLKLNPAVSLELDLSHRAVNLVEDGFDLAIRGRLEVDINLITRQLATSQIVICASPAYIDEHGAPESPHDLAHHSCLHFAELRWGRIWPFSRNGEEFRIPIVPRLELNHSLGLRDAALLGVGIVLLPDFIVGEDLRQGRLIRLLPDWHISTIQLQAVYPANRHIAVKVRRFVSFLAGKLRP, encoded by the coding sequence ATGAAAACGCTGGATCCGCTTGACGGGATTGCCGCCTTCCTAACGGTTTCCACGCATCTCAGCTTCACGAAGGCGGCAGACGAACTGGGCATGTCGCGTGCGACGGTGGGAGCCCAGGTCAGGCAGCTCGAGGATCGCCTCGGCATCCGCCTCTTTCAGAGATCGACGCGCAAGGTCGTTCTGACCGAGGCGGGCGCCGCCTACCGGGAAGCCCTTTCGGGTATCCTGCCGCAGATAAGAGAGGCGGAACGGGCGGCAACCTCGTTCCAGAAGGAAGCCGTCGGGCGGTTGCGGGTGTCCGCGCCGCCCGATCTCGGGCATCTGGTGATCGTGCCGGCAGTTTCGGAGTTCCTCAAGCTCAACCCGGCTGTGTCCCTGGAGCTGGACCTGTCGCATCGGGCCGTGAACCTGGTCGAGGATGGCTTCGACCTTGCAATTCGAGGTCGCCTCGAGGTCGATATCAATCTCATCACCCGGCAACTGGCGACATCGCAAATCGTAATATGCGCTTCGCCCGCCTATATTGACGAACATGGTGCGCCGGAGTCGCCGCACGACCTCGCCCACCACTCCTGTCTCCACTTCGCCGAACTAAGATGGGGGCGGATCTGGCCGTTCAGCAGGAACGGTGAGGAGTTTCGCATTCCAATCGTGCCTCGGCTGGAACTCAATCACAGCCTTGGCCTGCGCGACGCCGCCTTGCTGGGAGTGGGTATCGTCCTCCTGCCCGACTTTATCGTTGGCGAAGACCTCAGGCAGGGCCGGTTGATACGTCTTCTCCCCGATTGGCATATCAGCACGATACAATTGCAAGCGGTCTATCCGGCCAATCGCCATATTGCGGTAAAGGTCCGACGCTTCGTCTCGTTTCTGGCAGGCAAACTGCGGCCGTAG
- a CDS encoding class I SAM-dependent methyltransferase, giving the protein MTLTPAPSRPNTKAAPPKRCTALLEYIRRDYNLIALDVGAGSGRDAAWLASLGYEVVAAEPAAGMRIEAQRRHPDPRIRWLDDRLPDLAVVHRLGLAFDLILLSAVWMHVPPPARARAFRKLATLLKPGGVVLISLREGPSEPNRPMWPAPVGEVEALARTHGLAVLRAVTSQDQFGRNEVRWTGMCLRLPDDGAGALPLLRGIVLNDEKSSTYKLGLLRAVARVADATPALAVPHADEDVVDIPLGMVALNWIRMYLPLVSAGCRRRPATQGRTAWASPRQASVNC; this is encoded by the coding sequence ATGACGCTCACGCCGGCGCCTTCGCGACCCAATACGAAAGCGGCTCCGCCGAAGCGGTGCACTGCCCTGCTCGAATACATTCGCCGTGATTACAATCTGATTGCACTGGATGTGGGCGCTGGATCCGGTCGCGATGCGGCGTGGCTTGCCTCACTCGGTTACGAAGTCGTCGCGGCCGAGCCGGCGGCTGGTATGCGCATCGAAGCACAGCGGCGCCACCCTGACCCGCGGATTCGGTGGCTCGACGACCGGCTACCGGATCTGGCCGTTGTGCATCGCCTCGGCCTCGCATTCGACCTAATCCTGCTAAGTGCCGTATGGATGCATGTGCCGCCACCTGCGCGGGCGCGCGCTTTTCGCAAGCTTGCGACCTTGTTGAAACCGGGCGGCGTCGTCCTCATCAGCCTGCGCGAGGGTCCGTCCGAGCCGAACCGACCGATGTGGCCGGCACCGGTTGGCGAGGTGGAAGCGCTCGCACGCACGCACGGACTTGCCGTCCTGCGAGCCGTAACGAGCCAGGACCAGTTCGGCCGCAATGAAGTGCGATGGACTGGAATGTGCCTGCGCCTGCCAGACGATGGCGCTGGCGCTCTCCCGCTGCTGCGAGGTATCGTTCTGAATGACGAGAAGTCTTCCACCTACAAGCTCGGCCTTCTCCGGGCCGTGGCGCGGGTCGCCGACGCGACGCCCGCGCTCGCCGTACCGCACGCCGATGAGGACGTGGTCGACATACCCCTCGGAATGGTCGCCCTGAATTGGATCCGCATGTACCTGCCGCTCGTCAGCGCCGGCTGCCGCAGACGCCCGGCAACTCAGGGCCGGACGGCTTGGGCTTCGCCAAGGCAGGCTTCCGTGAATTGTTAG
- a CDS encoding cupin domain-containing protein yields MKTFTYAAVSPPDHGTPAAAFGKHVIRMLAANTGGALGMLEAIVPPGEGPPLHVHEREDEFFRVLSGCFGFWCAGDYVELAEGGCIALPRGVPHRFRNIGETEGRLMAVVTPGGFEAFFPIIELCKPETPEQIASVAMAFGLTFLPNEDRKVA; encoded by the coding sequence ATGAAGACATTCACCTATGCGGCGGTATCACCGCCCGACCATGGAACGCCGGCAGCGGCGTTCGGCAAACACGTCATACGCATGTTGGCGGCCAATACAGGCGGCGCGCTGGGCATGCTAGAGGCCATCGTGCCGCCCGGAGAAGGCCCGCCGCTTCATGTGCATGAGCGAGAGGACGAGTTCTTCCGCGTCCTGTCCGGCTGCTTCGGCTTCTGGTGTGCCGGCGACTATGTCGAACTGGCGGAGGGTGGCTGCATCGCGTTGCCACGCGGCGTGCCGCATCGATTCCGGAACATTGGAGAAACGGAAGGCCGTCTGATGGCCGTCGTTACCCCCGGCGGGTTCGAAGCCTTCTTTCCGATCATCGAGCTCTGCAAGCCCGAAACGCCCGAGCAAATCGCCTCCGTCGCAATGGCTTTCGGCCTTACGTTCCTGCCCAACGAAGATCGTAAGGTCGCCTGA
- a CDS encoding DUF2726 domain-containing protein: MHYRQKSVLFAAPWLVVGLVAVVVSGGMTVSDFEKPELLVAALFVGVIVGMAVEQCLSAMRRQAWRANTRWQEKRGGASIVTGPWLPALVPEPPKKPDAAEQLRIVMGANFTIQPLLNKSEARVFKELDRVVMGCNPTWQVMAQVSMGEIIRSKDPVAHSCINSKRVDLLLVDGNCQPRHAIEYQGGAHHQGAAAARDAIKKEALRRAGIGYHEVVAGQTTPAELRRLIEKLVEKPNVN, encoded by the coding sequence ATGCACTATCGCCAGAAGTCGGTGCTGTTCGCGGCACCTTGGCTCGTTGTTGGATTGGTCGCGGTGGTCGTCTCTGGCGGCATGACCGTCAGCGACTTCGAGAAACCCGAGCTGCTGGTCGCCGCTCTGTTCGTCGGGGTCATCGTTGGCATGGCCGTTGAGCAGTGTTTGTCCGCGATGCGGCGGCAGGCTTGGCGGGCCAATACACGCTGGCAGGAAAAGCGTGGCGGCGCGAGCATCGTCACTGGGCCGTGGCTGCCAGCACTCGTTCCGGAGCCGCCGAAAAAGCCCGATGCTGCCGAACAGTTGCGCATCGTGATGGGCGCAAACTTCACGATTCAGCCCCTCCTCAACAAGAGCGAAGCGCGCGTGTTCAAGGAACTCGACCGAGTCGTTATGGGCTGCAACCCGACATGGCAGGTGATGGCCCAAGTTTCTATGGGCGAGATCATCCGCAGCAAGGATCCGGTCGCGCATAGCTGCATCAATTCAAAACGCGTCGACCTGCTCCTGGTCGACGGAAACTGCCAGCCTCGGCACGCCATTGAGTATCAGGGTGGTGCGCACCACCAGGGCGCCGCGGCCGCGCGCGACGCCATCAAGAAAGAGGCTCTCCGTCGCGCCGGAATCGGCTACCACGAGGTCGTGGCTGGCCAAACGACCCCGGCGGAGCTGAGGCGCTTGATCGAAAAGCTAGTGGAAAAGCCGAATGTCAACTAG
- a CDS encoding HNH endonuclease domain-containing protein, translated as MPANYTRFPNTEVRVFRAATSKAPRIRGDLTLDREVLTAYGSLTDPGHIWRTLQRLGPWIEPVLVHEWSRLVRAYGERMGRPVLHGEVEAALAWLDPARDTLLARSTAKRMLEQGRPVTCVWTGAQLGPGMLDIDHCLPWSVWPCGDLWNLLPASPRVNQHLKRDRLPSASALAAARESIIAWWDQAWLPDEGASAPVRTRNRSRATGRHRCFH; from the coding sequence ATGCCGGCCAACTACACCCGGTTCCCGAACACAGAGGTGAGGGTTTTTCGGGCGGCCACATCCAAGGCTCCACGTATCAGGGGCGACCTGACGTTAGACCGAGAGGTGCTCACGGCCTACGGGAGCCTTACCGATCCGGGACACATCTGGCGGACGCTTCAGCGACTCGGCCCATGGATCGAGCCGGTGCTGGTTCATGAGTGGTCGCGTCTTGTCCGCGCTTACGGCGAGCGAATGGGTCGTCCCGTATTGCATGGCGAAGTCGAGGCTGCCCTTGCTTGGCTCGACCCGGCCCGAGACACTCTTCTCGCACGATCGACGGCTAAGCGCATGCTCGAGCAAGGACGGCCAGTTACTTGCGTGTGGACTGGTGCGCAGCTCGGCCCAGGAATGCTGGACATTGATCACTGCCTGCCTTGGTCGGTCTGGCCCTGTGGAGATCTCTGGAATCTGCTTCCCGCCTCACCGCGGGTCAATCAGCACCTCAAGCGTGATCGGCTGCCCTCGGCGTCAGCTCTGGCTGCGGCGCGGGAGAGTATCATCGCCTGGTGGGACCAAGCCTGGCTCCCTGACGAGGGCGCTTCAGCTCCGGTTCGAACGAGAAATCGTAGCCGCGCTACCGGTCGGCACCGGTGCTTCCACTGA
- a CDS encoding ATP-binding protein encodes MPIHDPCALLSRLLEEPTESAWLEFKVNNKDPREIGEYVSALANSAMLAGRDRAFLVFGVEDRTKRRVGTELRLQQQKQGNEDFTNWLTRMVEPRVLIEVLDFVCDDLAYSVVAIEPSYERPVKFAGTEFVRIGENKKKLAEFPEHERSLWIATGRRRFETAVASSNVTADGVFAMLDPDPIYDLTGDPKPKNPQEIIRKMVDAGFLLDNLEGRFDITNLGAIMLARDVTVFPSIAGKTVRIVKYSGRDKSRSDFEQEGKKGYAVGFTGMMRFLMERLPKEERYIDGVRRMVPHFPETAVREVIANALIHQDFMATGVGPVVEIYENRIEVTNPGSSLISTDRILDERRSRNEKLAATMRSFGLCEERGGGLDKTLIEIEAQHLPAPDFISSESSMRVVLFAPKTFGQMSKAEKLRACFFHCVLRWLTHDYMSNATLRERFSLAPEEYQAVSAVIADSIKLGRIAPADPDQGKRNARYVPYWAA; translated from the coding sequence ATGCCGATTCACGATCCCTGCGCACTTCTAAGCCGACTGCTGGAAGAACCCACCGAAAGCGCATGGTTGGAATTCAAGGTCAACAATAAGGATCCACGCGAGATCGGGGAATATGTGTCCGCGCTTGCGAATTCGGCCATGCTCGCCGGCAGAGATCGCGCCTTTCTCGTCTTTGGAGTGGAGGATCGTACGAAGAGGCGGGTAGGCACGGAGCTTCGTCTGCAGCAACAAAAGCAAGGCAACGAGGATTTCACCAACTGGCTAACTCGCATGGTCGAGCCGCGGGTGCTCATTGAGGTTCTGGACTTTGTTTGCGATGATCTGGCGTATTCCGTCGTTGCCATCGAGCCGTCTTATGAGCGGCCTGTAAAATTTGCAGGCACCGAATTTGTTCGCATCGGCGAAAACAAGAAGAAGCTCGCCGAGTTCCCTGAGCACGAGCGTTCACTCTGGATAGCAACAGGGCGCCGACGCTTTGAAACCGCAGTTGCGTCATCGAACGTCACCGCGGACGGCGTCTTCGCTATGCTCGACCCGGACCCCATCTACGATCTGACAGGTGATCCCAAGCCGAAAAATCCTCAGGAGATCATTCGAAAGATGGTCGATGCTGGCTTCCTTCTCGACAATCTGGAAGGCCGTTTCGATATCACCAATCTGGGCGCCATCATGTTGGCGCGTGATGTCACCGTTTTCCCATCGATAGCTGGCAAGACCGTTCGCATCGTCAAATACTCCGGCCGCGACAAATCGCGTTCCGACTTCGAGCAGGAAGGCAAGAAAGGGTACGCCGTCGGCTTTACCGGAATGATGCGGTTTCTGATGGAGCGGCTGCCGAAAGAGGAGCGATACATCGATGGCGTTCGGCGGATGGTGCCGCATTTCCCGGAAACGGCCGTTCGTGAAGTGATCGCCAATGCTCTCATACACCAGGATTTCATGGCGACCGGCGTCGGTCCCGTCGTCGAAATCTATGAGAACCGCATCGAAGTCACCAATCCAGGTAGCTCTCTGATCAGCACTGACCGCATTCTCGATGAGCGCCGCTCGAGAAACGAGAAGCTCGCTGCGACCATGCGGTCGTTCGGCCTTTGCGAGGAGCGCGGCGGTGGGCTTGACAAAACACTGATCGAAATCGAAGCACAGCACCTGCCCGCTCCTGACTTCATCTCATCCGAGAGTTCGATGCGGGTCGTGCTGTTCGCACCGAAGACGTTCGGTCAAATGTCGAAGGCTGAGAAGCTGCGGGCATGCTTCTTCCACTGCGTCCTGCGCTGGCTCACCCATGATTACATGAGCAACGCCACGCTCAGAGAGCGGTTCTCTCTGGCACCGGAAGAGTATCAGGCTGTGTCCGCGGTCATCGCTGACTCAATTAAGCTCGGCCGCATTGCACCTGCCGATCCCGACCAGGGAAAGCGGAACGCAAGATATGTCCCCTACTGGGCCGCTTGA
- a CDS encoding PGN_0703 family putative restriction endonuclease encodes MPEWPVALDIDFAAVRQNLFSASHGAISDWRSFPWHRDRENRVQAHKAHSSQAIAIDVFGTLKMSTDRDRILDAIARQVGVPPGGPWSINLEWTDGDRLLRELRPTQVDALAVGSKAALIIECKFTETGGKCNQTAASRTGKPQCNGSYSDQINPGNGVRSRCTLTGKGIRYWDYIPKLFDLDPTAEYAPCPFAGDAYQWMRNAVLAAAIGKHRNLHAAAVAAFADHPNFPTARKAKLGLFDARLGGGQAAITPISYQEIIEIARQVGLDQQLWTDLSEWVGEKITRVSSQQPESAVATR; translated from the coding sequence ATGCCTGAATGGCCAGTTGCTCTTGATATTGATTTCGCGGCAGTTCGGCAGAACCTGTTTTCGGCCAGTCACGGAGCAATCAGCGACTGGCGGTCATTCCCTTGGCATCGTGACCGTGAAAACCGGGTTCAGGCGCACAAGGCGCATTCGTCGCAAGCCATTGCCATTGATGTGTTCGGCACGCTCAAGATGAGCACTGATCGCGACCGGATCCTCGACGCCATCGCCAGGCAAGTTGGCGTGCCGCCCGGCGGTCCCTGGTCGATAAACCTCGAATGGACTGATGGCGATCGCCTCCTGCGCGAGCTCCGACCGACACAAGTCGACGCCCTTGCCGTTGGCTCCAAGGCGGCACTGATTATCGAATGCAAGTTTACCGAGACGGGAGGGAAATGTAACCAAACTGCCGCGTCCCGCACTGGAAAGCCCCAGTGCAATGGGAGCTACAGCGACCAGATCAATCCCGGCAACGGCGTCCGGTCCCGCTGCACCCTGACAGGCAAGGGAATTCGCTACTGGGATTACATCCCTAAGCTCTTCGATTTGGATCCGACGGCCGAGTATGCACCCTGTCCTTTCGCCGGCGACGCCTATCAGTGGATGCGCAACGCGGTGCTGGCGGCAGCCATAGGCAAGCACCGCAACCTTCACGCCGCCGCAGTTGCCGCCTTCGCCGACCACCCAAATTTCCCGACGGCCCGGAAGGCAAAACTGGGCCTGTTTGATGCCAGGCTGGGCGGCGGCCAAGCCGCAATCACGCCGATCTCCTATCAGGAGATCATCGAGATCGCTCGCCAAGTGGGGCTGGATCAGCAGCTTTGGACCGATCTTTCCGAGTGGGTCGGCGAAAAAATTACGAGGGTCTCATCACAGCAGCCTGAGAGCGCCGTCGCCACCCGCTAG